ACAGAATCGATTGGAACAAGGTTTTCTTCAAGACATACCTTGAGAAACgatctttcttccatcttttgGTCAACTTTAACCGTATCTGGGTTCTCCACATTTCCGTCTTTTGGTTCTTCACCGCCTACAACGCCCCTTCTATCTATGCTCCATCCGGATCAACGACAGCAACAACACCAATGGCTTGGTCTATGACGGGTTTGGGTGGTTTCGTTGCCACTCTCATTATGATTGCCGCCACTCTTGCCGAGTTTAGCTACATCCCTACCACTTGGAATAACACTTCTCACCTTACTCGTCGACTTATCTTCCTGTTAATTATTCTCGCTATAACCGGTGGGCCATCAATCTATATTGCGTTCTTCAACCAGACAGGTCACGTCGCGTTGATTCTGGGTATCGTCCAATTCTTCTGTTCCGTCCTCGCTACCATCGCCTTCGCCACCCTGCCATCTGGTCGGATGTTTGGTGACCGAGTGGCTGGCAAGAGCAGGAAGTACCTCGCGAACCAAACTTTCACCGCGTCTTATCCCGCTCTCGGTTTCTACCCTCGCGTGgcatctttcctcctttggTTCCTCATTTTCGGCTGCAAGTTCACCGAGTcctacttcttcttgactttgTCCTTCCGTGACCCAATGAAGGTCATGAACGGTATGAAGGTTCAGAACTGTCACGATAAGTACCTCGGCAGTGGTCTGTGTACGAATCAGCCTGCGTTCGCCCTCGCTGTCATGTTTGTCATGGACTTGACtctgttcttcttggatACCTTTTTGTGGTATGTCATTTGGAACACTGTCTTCTCTATCGCCAGAAGCTTTGCAATCGGTATGAGTATCTGGACCCCTTGGAAGGATATTTTCGCCAGGCTGCCCAAGAGAATCTATGCCAAGATCCTTGCTACGGATGATATGGAAGTAAAGTACAAGCCAAAGGTCAGTCATTTGTGTTCGCTAATATGTCCTAAGCTAACAAATATACAGGTCTTGGTCTCTCAAGTCTGGAACGCCGTTATCATTTCCATGTACCGAGAGCACCTTCTCTCGATCGAGCACGTCCAAAAACTTCTTTACCATCAAATCCAATCTGACCAACCCGGCAAGCGTACTCTTCGAGCGCCcgctttcttcatctctcagAGCGAGAAAGGTTCCAAGGCCGAGTTCTTCCCCAAGGGCAGTGAAGCCGAGCGACGAATCTGTTTCTTTGCTCAGTCCCTTACCACCTCCGTCCCTGCTCCTATTCCTGTTGATGCTATGCCTACTTTCACTGTGCTTGTTCCTCATTACTCTGAGAAGATCTTGCTCTCTCTTAGGGAGATTATCAGGGAAGAGGACCAGAACACCCGTGTTACTTTACTGGAGTACTTGAAGCAGCTCCACCCTGTCGAATGGGACAACTTCGTACGCGACACGAAGATTCTCGCTGAAGAGTCCGACGCTTTCAATGGTGGCAACCCCTTCGCATcagatgagaaggaggaggccaAGAAGGCCGATGACATTCCGTTCTACACTATCGGTTTCAAGTCTGCCGCTCCTGAATACACTCTTCGTACTCGAATTTGGGCTTCTCTTCGTGCTCAGACCTTGTACCGAACTGTGTCTGGTTTCATGAACTACAGCAAGGCCATCAAGCTGCTTTACCGAGTCGAAAACCCCGAGGTTGTCCAGCTTTTCGGTGGCAACACTGACCAGCTCGAGAGGGAGCTTGAAAGGATGGCTCGACGAAAATTCAAGTTTGTCGTTTCCATGCAGCGATACTCGAAGTTCAACAAGGAGGAGCACGAAAACGCGGAATTTTTATTACGTGCCTACCCCGACTTGCAGATTGCCTACCTCGATGAAGAGCCTCCTCGCAAAGACGGTGGCGAGTCTCGTATCTTCTCTGCTTTGATTGATGGTCACTCTGAAATAATGCCTAACGGCCGACGACGCCCCAAATTCCGTATTGAGCTTCCTGGTAACCCCATCCTTGGTGACGGTAAATCTGATAACCAGAACCACGCCATTGTTTTCTACCGAGGCGAGTACCTCCAGCTTATCGATGCGAACCAGGACAACTATCTCGAAGAGTGTTTGAAGATTCGAAACGTCCTTGGCGAGTTTGAGGAATTCAAGGTATCTACCCAGAGCCCTTATGCTGCCCAGGGTCACGCCGACTTTGCCAAGTTCCCCGTTGCCATTTTGGGTGCTCGAGAATACATTTTTTCTGAAAACATTGGTATCCTTGGTGACATTGCTGCTGGTAAAGAACAGACTTTCGGTACTCTTGCTGCTAGATCTCTATCCTACATTGGCGGTAAGCTGCACTACGGTCACGTAAGTCTCGCCTCCCTAGCCAACGACGTTCTATGCTGATTGTTATTTCTTAGCCCGATTTCCTCAACGGTATCTACATGAATACTCGTGGTGGTGTGTCCAAGGCTCAGAAGGGTTTGCATCTTAACGAAGATATCTTCGCTGGTATGCTTGCTTTCGGTCGAGGTGGTCGTATCAAGCATTCCGAATACTACCAGTGTGGTAAGGGTCGAGATCTTGGTTTTGGTACCATTCTCAATTTCCAGACCAAGATTGGTACTGGTATGGGCGAGCAAATGCTTTCACGAGAATATTACTACTTGGGCACCCAGCTTCCGATCGATAGGTTCCTGACTTTCTACTATGGTCACCCTGGTTTCCACATCAACAACATTGTGAGTTACACTTGTGGCATTTGGAGTGCAAACTGACTCCTTGTAGTTGGTTATGATGTCTGTCCAAGTCTTCATGCTTgctctcgtcttcctcggTACTCTTAACAAGCAACTTACCGTCTGCAAATACTCTTCTGCTGGTGACATCCTTCCTGGTCAGAGTGGTTGTTACAACCTTGTACCCGTGTTCAGGTGGATCAAGAGGTgtatcatctccatcttcatcgtgTTCTGGATTGCCTTCGTTCCTCTTTTCGTACAGGGTGAGTTTTGCTTATTTTGTTGTGTGTTTGAGTTCCGCCCTGACCTCCCTTAAGAACTTACCGAGCGTGGTACTGGCCGAGCTATTCTTCGACTGTGCAAGCACTTCTTGTCGCTTTCGCCAGTCTTCGAAGTGTTCTCCACCCAGATTTACATGCACTCGATCCTCAACGACTTGACTTTCGGTGGTGCTAGGTATATCGCTACTGGTCGTGGTTTTGCTACCACTCGAATCTCTTTCAGCATTCTTTAGTAAGTGTTGTCCTTTTTGAGCCGGCCTTCAACTAACGGTGAACAGCTCCCGATTCGCTGGACCTTCGATCTACCTTGGTATGCGTaccctcgtcctccttctcttcatcactctcaCAGTCTGGGTTCCTCATCTTATCTACTTCTGGATTACGGTCGTCGGTCTCTGTAttgctcctttcctcttcaaccccCACCAATTCGCCATTGCCGACTTCATCATCGATTACCGAGAGTTCCTTCGTTGGATGTCTCGAGGTAACTCGCGAACACATGCCAACTCTTGGGTCGGTTACTGTCGATTGTCCCGAACTAGGGTCACTGGTTTCAAGCGCAAGAGGTTGGGTCTCCCTAGTGAGAAGTTGTCGAGTGATGTGCCTAGGGCTCCCTGGAAGGCTATTCTGATCGGAGAGATCATCGGCCCCATCTGTTTGGCTATCCTCTTTGTGATCTGTTATCTCTTCGTCAAGAGTTTCGCTGTGGACGGTCAAGTTCAGCCTGGTTTGGTCAGGATTGCGATCATCGCCCTTGGTCCTATTGTTTGGAACATGGCTCTTTTGATTACTCTGTTTTTGGTTTCTGTCTTCCTCGGCCCTTGTGTAAGGTTTTTCTTTTATCATTTATCATGAACAATAGCTGATGATCGCCTCCAGTTGAACTCGTACACTCATCAGTTTGGAGCCACAATGGCTGCCCTCGCTCATTTCGGTGCTGTCGCTGGTATGATTGTCTTCTTCGAGCTGCTTTGGTTCCTTGAGCTTTGGAACACTTCCCATGCCGTCCTTGGTATCATCGCTGTTATCAGTGTGCAGAGGTGTATCTTCAAGTTCCTCATTGCTGTTTTCTTGTCGCGAGAGTTCAAGCACGACGAAACCAACAGGGCTTGGTGGACTGTACGTTTTTATCTACTTGCACAGGCTTGAGCATATACTGACGTTTATTTCCAGGGTGTTTGGTTCAACCGTGGTTTGGGTTCTCACGCACTTTCTCAGCCCGCCCGAGAGTTCGTTGTCAAGACAATCGAAATGGGCTTGTACTCTGCCGACTTTATTGTTTGCCATTGTAAGTGTATTGGTCGTCATCTTTCGATGTCCGCATTAACCCACAACTTTAGTgctcctcgccctccttaCCATTCCCATGTTCATCCCTTACTTTGACCGAGTTCACGCTACTATGCTTTTCTGGCTGGCGCCCAATCAGCAAATCAGGCCTCCTATTTACAGCTTCAGACAGAGGAGTCAACGACGAAAGATTGTTTTCAAGTGTAAGTCACTTCCGTCAAATGGATGTCTGGGCGCTAATGTACAGCGAATAGACGGTCTTCTGTACTTGATTATCCAAGCTATATTTATCGCTCTCATTGTCGttcccatcatcttcaaggacGTCGCCGGCCTTACACCAAAGAGTGTGCCTTTCAACGGTGTCATCTAAGTACCCGAGTGCTACCTCTCAACAATCCTTTGATGATCCATTTTCCCATTTTCCCCAAGAATCTTTTTCCACGCGCATTTCATCGACACAACACCCCCGTCTTGCATTGAATGACTTACAACATACGCCACTCCAACGAACTCAGGATGTCTTTTGAGCAAATCGAGTTTGACGGATCTCGAATCAACGgacaatttttttttccataTTATATTCGCTTTGAGTTAAAGCTAttcttttatttttttcattattttttttctctaGCTTTTCCATGTCTTGATGTGCAAATTGAATGTCGAGATTGAGCGTACATGGATTATACCCCTCCGTATCTTAGATGTGGATGAATGACGATAACGACAGCAGGCTAGGACCTAATGTTTGAGTTTGACTTTCTGTCTGGTGCAGATTCCTTATTGGTAGTACGGTACTCGTATTATGCAAAATGATGTGATGCACAATTACTGGTTCATCGAATTACATGTCACGTAAAGTTACATCTACGCTAATAAGCTACACAGAAACATGATAAAACGTAATATGGTCATCATCATAGTCGTTAAAATCGATTGGCGTTGGTGCAATCTTTTACCCCTCATAAGCCTCGTGGTAAAGCGTCTCAATTAAAGTTTCCAGTACCACCTTTCTGACTCGATCCTTGTCTGTGCTGACCTTGTGTGGGACCCCATCTGGATCCAAGCCGTACCAAGTCGAATAGAAGAGAATGGTAATGTTGAGCATCAGGATAGCCTCCGTAGTGGTCTTGGGTATGGGTCGCCTTGCCATGATTGCCGTTCGGACGCGTTCCATGCTTGTACGAATGTATTCACCTCGACCTTGCTCAGGTTGTTTGGTCTTGGGATTGGAATTCTCGTTCGGGTTGAGGTTGTATTTGACGCTTCTGTTGGAATCGTCTTGTGAATCCTTGTCAGTGGTGGTGTTTATACTTGTGCTCGTGTTCGCAGTCGCACTTGAGCCGGGACCGTTCTTCACAACGTTCTTCACAAATATACACACCTCAAACGGCTTCTCGTACGGATAAAGGTAATGCGGATCCCTTGCTTTTGTCCACTCGACGCATCCAAATCTGGCCGCAAAGGGAAAGACTGCAACATTCTCCGTCCGGGCCGGGAGTTTGACAATGGCCTTATGCAGGCGGTCAGCCATCGATTggagctcttcttcacgATGTTCGATGACGAGGGTGGCGgcgaggatgagattgaaTATGTCGGTTTGATATCCAAGCTCATCTACGCCGTCGTGGGTGACATTGGAAGAGGGCAAGGTTGCCGGAAAAGGCGTGGAGGGGGTAGACGAAGCGAGTCGTTTCCAGCGCCTAGTCTTGACGCTCAACCGTTGGAGGAGATCGTGGTCCGCAGGAGTGATAAAAGAGTCATTGAGGGTCATGCCGTCGTAGCGGGTAGTGTTGTATTGCGGGGTGCCTCGTTGAAATGGGGGGATTGGGTTGCTGAGCGAAGGACGAAGGGGGAGATTGTCCAGTGTCGTCACCTGTCTTTGATCGGTGTATGTGGTTTCTGAATCCAGCATTTGCTCCTGAGAGTCACCCGGAGGATGATCACTATAAAGTtgctccttttcttcctcctcgtctgGCCTATTCCCTTCAACAATAGAGCCCCAATAAAGTTGGTCGAGACATGCATCCTCTAAAACAGTCTTGCCATCGTTTGAGCATGTTCCAGAAGGGGGACCTGATGCCAGCAGGCTATTAAACAGCCACCTATCAGTTATACCTCCTCTTTACAAGACATACTGCGTGAGAAATGTCACTTACCCTTCCACCGGCGATGAACCAGCATCACTCAACTCTTGATTCAAGTATACCTGACATCTTTGCGCCACCGCCCGAGCTGACGGAGGATTCTTTTTCTTACCAATCCACTCTACAAGTTTCTCGGCATCCCTATGAGTGAAGATATCAATCTCCAACGGGTGATGGAGTGCGTGAGAGTCGACAGGCGAAGGATGAAACGACGTGTCCGTATCCGCCTCGGTCTCTCTGGCGCTGCCGTTCGACGAAGGGTTCTTGGACAAGCAGAGAGGACTGATTGATGTGTTACTACGTATACCAGTCGGGGCTTGGTATGAGAAATTTTTGAGGAGCTCCGTTAGTTGACGTTTTTGAtcgaggatggaaggagagtTGTCGTCTCGAGACGGGGTGGCGGCGTTCAGCCTGCGGGTTGTGTTGTCTGGGCGGGTGAGGAAGACGGCGGCCTGTGCGTCAGACGGTGGCTCGGAGGCCGGCTCAGGGGGTTGAGCGGGGGGCGGCGGGGAAGGCGGTGCGGCCATGGCTGAGGAGCGGaggggcgggggagggaAGTGAGCAGGGAAGAACGAAGGATGGAAGTAACGAgctggtggtggaaagTACGTAATATTTAAGCGGCGAAATCAAATAAACCGCGTGTCGATGCAAGTTGACCCACCGCGAGTGTGGCATCGACACTGGATGGACCAACACCTTCTCCAGCATATCCGGTCAAGCGACAAACATGGCAGATCGTTATACATGCACAACAATGTTATCGTTATCAAAACATACCCTAATAATGCTACTCTCCCTCaaattcctcttctgcaaaCTCGAGCAACCTCCATCCCTTTGCCCCCTCATCTTTCACCACTCCTCTCTCCGCCCACCATCCCAACGCCTTCCCcacctctcctttccccaCTCCCAGCTTGTTCACGAGCTGATCTACCGCCCATACATCCTGCTTCTCAAACAATTCCATAATCGACGCTTGCAGAGGCGTAGCGTCGACTGTGACAGTCCGGTCGGAGAGGGTGACGGTCAGTGAGAGTGTACCAAGGTGGGGGACGAAGCGGAGGTGCTTGTCAGGTTTGAATATGTGGAATGAGGATTCGTATTCGGCGTGTATCCTAAGCGGGGCAGGGAGGCAGTTAGCAGTGAACCAAGTGTGGGGTGAAAGAGGACGTACTTTTGTAATTTCGACGGCAGTTTGAGGGATGACCGGGGCATATTTGGCCAAAATACTTTTGAGAGAACAAGAGGGTGTACGACAGACTAACAAAGATTTTAGTTTTCAGCCCAACCCCACAAAACACCACAAACTCacttttttctcctcttggACATGACCATCAATTCTCTTTGAATCCGCCACGTCTTTCACCATCACATCACACCCCGCCAACGCACTTTCTCCAAATCTCAGTTTTAGCAATTCAATCGTCCTCACTTCATGCACCACATCATAATCCTTTACTTGCAATAACCTCCCCGCGAGGTAATTCTGCAGTTCCTTCACAATCACTTCTTTTGTACCAAATATGCTGACCAGCGTGGAGACGATATCACTCGTCTTGCCGGACCTGAACTCTGGCGCAGCATCCGCCGGCTCAGGTTCCCATTTCGGATCATTAAAATCCTCTGCTTCACTATCCCCTTCACCAATTAACCCGccctcattctcatcttgCAGTTCTTCCCCCTGGACGAGCGCTTCGACGATACATTTGATAGTATCTGGCCTTTTTCGGAGGTGTTCCCGGATAGGGAGGGCGACAGCGTGTAAGAGGACGCCGACGGGATCGAGAATACGGAGAGAAcggatggtggagatgtAAATGTTTAGGATGACGTGGGTTTCGGCGCCGGGATGAAGGAGACGTTTAACATTCCTGTGGAAGGGGTTAATAAAGGGCCCGATGTTGATGGCACGAGTACTCACGCAGCATTTAGCTTGTTGACTAGTTCTAAACGTTGATCGACTTTGAATAAACACTCTTTGAGATCTTCAAGAGCAGCCATAGAATCGGGAAAATCAATGATAATGTCGAACAGCTCGTCCGTTCTATATGGTTAGCTCTTTGCTGTATCGTATAAAAACGTTTACCTTATATCAAAAAAGCATTTACACAGGAAATAGTCGAACCGTGAGAACATTGGCCGTAGTGCACCCTGTACAGCTTCGTTACCTGCAAAATAATCAGCAATCATCCCCGTTCACCCTCTCTTggactcaccttcaaacATCCCTGATAACCAATTCGCAACACCATCCCCAATCCTCTGCCTCGCCCTACCTAATCTTCTTTGCCCCCATCCTTTTCCCGCTTCCTCCCTCGCTATCCGTTCAATCTCCTCATGCGCAACCTTGCTCAAACTTCCCGCATACCTTGGGAAAATCCCGAGCCGCGAGAGGTGCGGTGTAGGTGGAAGCACTTTTTGGTAGTTGATGCGTACGGATTGGAGGTAATCGTGTTGCGGTGGGGGGTTAGTGAGGTATTCAGGGAGGGAAGCGAGGGAGGCGTGAAGGAAACGTAAGAGATGGTcggggaaggaaggggggaaggatgaatggagaagatggtggaatTTGCGGGTGAAAAGAGCGACGTATATGTTGCTTGCATCATCATAAGTTGACTGTAACGATACGTTAGGACTCACTCTTGGAACGCCCGTAGAGGCAAACCCCATGATCTCTGCCATGTTGCCAAACGCTCAAAGAGGCCTGACATGGTATGCAGCACCAGCttgtcatcgtcatcctctgcaGGCGTTTCCAACCGTTCTATAGCTGCCAGCACATCATACTCTACCAGTTCAAAATTATTCTCCACATCGTCCAAAAAATCGTCAAAGATTGATTTCGACATGTCGTATTGCTTGACTATGGCGAACGCATGGCTGACCTCGGGAGATATTTCTGGAAAACGATTGGTGAGCTACGGCATGCCGCGTTCCACTTACGAGGTTTTGCGCTCCCGACTTGATGTAGATTCCTGGGATAGATATACTTTCGGACTTGTTCCACGGCGGGTGCGATACGTCCTTGTTCCAGGTGGGGAAGGTTGATGTCCCACTCGAGGAGAGCAGCTTGGAGAGCAGCCATCCTTGTTGGTCTGTCCTCTTCACTCCAGGATATGTCGGCGAACCGTTGACTTTATATGAGCGCAGTGGTGTATAGGCAGTGAAGAAGCACCTCGTTTTCTAGTGCAAATCCCGTCTTCTGTCGGTGCGCACAACATTTGTTTTGATGATCGTAATAAATAACTAACGCGCGCCTGCTTCGGACATCACCGCTATCATATATTTACGTAATTGGGCCAGCCCCAGCCTTTACTTAGGCCGGGATGTCCGACCGGCCCGAGCCGAGATGATGACGACTACTTCTGTCGAGATGATCTGAACCGTCGTTATCCGTAAACTAATGGTAATGTTATATATTCTAAATTCTGTAGATTGTATCTTTCTTTCCCACGGATATCGAAGCAATCGATCAATTAATAACCAACAGGAATGTCTCTCAAACTCCAAGATATCTTTGAcgtcaagggcaaggtAAGCTCAGACTCCCTAGATGTCTAGTCGCGGATGTTGTTGACTTGTCAAAGGTCGTCCTTGTCACCGGCGGTGGCACAGGTCTCGGCAAAGGTATAACACCCTCCACAACACGCTCTCGGCATAGGGTGCTGATGATTGACTGATAGCTATCTCCTCGGGTTTCGTCCAAAATGGCGCCAAGGTGTACATCACAGGCCGTCGTCAACAGGtacttgaagaagctgccAAGGAAATTGGCGGGGATATCATCCCTATTCAAGGGGATGTTTCTACCAAGGAAGGATGTAAGGCTATTGCGGATGCTTTATCTGCCAAGGAGTCCAAGGTGGATATCATTAGTGCTAGATGAGAGGATGTGACGGCTGACTATTTGTGTAGCTCGATGCCCTCATCAACTGTGCCGGTGTGATGCGAGCTTATAAAACGACTATCAAGGATCACAATAACCGTGAGTAGAGCTCTTAATCCtgtttcctcttccatggCCATTTGTGTAGTGATGGATCACTGATCCTATCTCAGCCGACGAAGTTGAGAAGCTCTTGTGGGAAGGCCACGACGAGTAGGTCCCCTTTTGCTGTATTAGTATAATCACCAGCTAAGGCCATTTGCCCTAGTGATGACTTCAACTATTCCAACGCCAGTAAGGACACTTTTTCAACACATTCAACCTTGCTGCATTGAGTTAACGCCTGTATACTTGCCATGGCTTCTACTCGATAGTCAACATCAATGGTAAGCACGACAAAACCCCAACTCATCTGCTTGCACAGAGATACCTTGCTGACCCAACATTATTGCTTCAAGGCCCTTACTTTATGACCTGCGCTTTGATCCCCCTTTTGCGAAAGTCTGACCTTCGCAGCGTCGTCATTATCGCCTCCATCGCCGGCTTGGCCAACCAGCGGTACGTGTCGAATATATTCCCTTCTCGGCAATAGTGAAGCTGATTCTGAATTGACCACCAGAGCAACGGGAAGTGTTTCTTACGGTGTCTCCAAGGTGAGTTGACTTTGAGGTCTCGTGAACTAGACCTTTTTGCTGACATCTATTCTTTTAGGCTGCTGGTATGTCCCGCCCTTCCACCGATTAGACCATTCAAGTATTGATGATACCTCAGCCATTCACCTCGGTAAACTCCTCGCGGGGCGTCTTCACCCGTACGTCCGTTCCTTCACACCCACTTTTCCTCTATCCGCCTTCCCATCTTTCGGTCGGTACTGATACTCTTTCCTACGTTGAGGTTGAAGATTCGAGTGAACACCATCTGTCCTGGTATCTTCCCTTCCGAGATGACGGGCAAGAACGATGCTGGTCAAGGTCTTGAGTATGATATAGGAGAAATCCCTACCAAAGCTGCAAAGAGATCTACTGTCGGTACGTCCTATGCTCtatctccaccacctcctaTCCTCGTCCATTCCAGTACACCTCCCTTGCAAGTTCCATGCCCTTGCCCCGGCTCTTCCTTCATGTCATGTACGAGAAGCCAGTAACtgactttttcttttttttcctttgttgCTTGGATGGATGTAGGTCGTCCCGGTTTGCCAGAGGAGATTGTCGGCCCTGTGCTTTTGCTTTCCAGTAAAGCGGGAGGATATTTTGACGGAGCGATGCTTACTGTGGACGGTGGAAGGTTGATGGTAAGTGGCCCCTTTTGTTTTgtcttttctccctcttctctgcctGTGGATAATCTAAGGTGTTTTCTATTATTGACGACGGTGGGTAATAGGGTGCCGGCATTCATGATGGTCTCCGATTGCCTGAGGATACGTATCTTTGAGTTAAATGAACAGAGAAAAAGTGAGACAGACGTTGAGATGGGTTGATCGTAACTCTTCAATTAAGGATGTATATTTGTTACCTTCTGAATGTTGACGGCAAAGAGAGTGCCTTTGACTCATTACACCCTTCCAAGCCATACTCTAGTTGGCGGCATAAGCTTGTTGTAGATCAGTTCGTTTGAAATAGAAAACTCCATGTACGATGGCCAAATATGCGGCGCATTTTCCCTTCTTACTAAGCGCAATAATGCGAGAAATTCGGGCGTACCGCCTACATATTCCAAGAATTTCGTGTTGCTTGTATATCCTACATCGAGAGGATGCTTGAGAGCCGGAGGGACGACCGGCAGCCTTCTGAAATTTGGCCTACGAAATCTGTTTGAGAAGGCGGTTTTGCTCTGGTGACTGGGGCCGTAGTTCAAGCTAAGCAAGATAAAACTGCATATGTGGAATACGTGATCTCTTTCGTCCCTTGTCTCCTCAGTAAGTGGGAGAATCAACGGACAGCAGAGCAAAGCCTCGTTTGTTGACTAGTCGTTGGCTCGACTTCACCACAGTTTGGTTCGTCATAGCAAGAGGATTGAGCTGTAACGTAGCTCGGCATGCATTCGCCTAATCTTATCATTCTTTAGCATCTGCGACTGAGGGGGGGGGTGCACGTGGGGGTTTTATGTGCACTAAGAATGATGCATCAGCGTTTATCGCTCAGCAAACATGGATGATTCGCACATGTTCCGGCAAACTCTACCATCTTCTGTCCACGAAGCCCAGTTTCTGAGCATTCGAGCATATTCTTTGAAAACTTACAATAGAACTGCGTGCAGTGTGCATTCACAATCAAGTTGCTTGATAACTATTCTCGTCCTTCAAAAAGGTCCCGGTGCCTGCTGATTAATTCCTGACGTTTATCTGGGAAATCACTTTCCTAATCAGGTAGTAACTCCGCGGCGGGCCCCCACCCTTGCCGAATTCTTCGAATGTAAGCGGCGTCGCATTACACGACATGCCTCAGCTCCTGGGAAGACTTGCTCAGCACGACACTCCTATCAAAAGGTATAAAAGGGGTCGTCGGGCTCTTTCTAACTCTTTACATCTTCAATATTCTGTCAAGGACTCAACTTCGAGCATTGTTGCTCACTGTCACAGTCGCCATCATAGCGGAGCTCTATCGAACTCAGCTGCCAACACTTACTCGCAGTCTTATCAAGCCTACACTTTTAACTTCAGCTCGCTATCAGAGCACCAGAGCAACTGCTAACGACATGCAACTCCAATTTCGAGCTTCCCAAACTCGTGGTGGTGCAGATCACGGATGGCTCAAGGTAAGTAATACTCATTGTAGCAAGTGTTAGACATCTGTTAATTTTGATAGACCTTCCACACGTTCTCTTTCGCCAGCTACTATGACGAAGACTTCGAGAGCTTCGGTTCCCTCCGGGTTATTAATGAGGATCGTGTCGCCGTAAGtatctccctctcctttgcACACCTTGGTGGACACTGACTTAATCGTCATAGCCCAGCACCGGtttccctcttcaccctcaccGAGAAGCTGAAATCTTTTCATACATCATTAGCGGCGAGCTTTCTCACAAGGACACTATGGGCAACATTGAGACCATGAAGCGAGGTGACATCCAAATGACTTCGGGTGGTACTGGCATTGCCCACTCCGAGTTCAATTCCCACTCTTCACTCCCAAACCACTT
This Cryptococcus neoformans var. neoformans B-3501A chromosome 14, whole genome shotgun sequence DNA region includes the following protein-coding sequences:
- a CDS encoding hypothetical protein (Similar to gi|46101223|gb|EAK86456.1| hypothetical protein UM05590.1 [Ustilago maydis 521], FASTA scores: opt: 414, E(): 2.7e-17, (34.909% identity (64.000% similar) in 275 aa overlap (8-262:21-282)); HMMPfam hit to adh_short, short chain dehydrogenase, score: 97.0, E(): 4.6e-26), which translates into the protein MSLKLQDIFDVKGKVVLVTGGGTGLGKAISSGFVQNGAKVYITGRRQQVLEEAAKEIGGDIIPIQGDVSTKEGCKAIADALSAKESKLDALINCAGVMRAYKTTIKDHNNPDEVEKLLWEGHDDDDFNYSNAININGKHDKTPTHLLAQRYLADPTLLLQGPYFMTCALIPLLRKSDLRSVVIIASIAGLANQRATGSVSYGVSKAAAIHLGKLLAGRLHPLKIRVNTICPGIFPSEMTGKNDAGQGLEYDIGEIPTKAAKRSTVGTSYALSPPPPILVHSSTPPLQVPCPCPGSSFMSCRPGLPEEIVGPVLLLSSKAGGYFDGAMLTVDGGRLMVFSIIDDGG
- a CDS encoding hypothetical protein (Similar to gi|28207841|emb|CAD62574.1| apc2 [Schizosaccharomyces pombe], FASTA scores: opt: 802, E(): 1.6e-44, (33.409% identity (63.883% similar) in 443 aa overlap (216-651:147-588))) encodes the protein MAALQAALLEWDINLPHLEQGRIAPAVEQVRKYIYPRNLHQVGSAKPQISPEVSHAFAIVKQYDMSKSIFDDFLDDVENNFELVEYDVLAAIERLETPAEDDDDKLVLHTMSGLFERLATWQRSWGLPLRAFQDNIYVALFTRKFHHLLHSSFPPSFPDHLLRFLHASLASLPEYLTNPPPQHDYLQSVRINYQKVLPPTPHLSRLGIFPRYAGSLSKVAHEEIERIAREEAGKGWGQRRLGRARQRIGDGVANWLSGMFEGNEAVQGALRPMFSRFDYFLCKCFFDIRTDELFDIIIDFPDSMAALEDLKECLFKVDQRLELVNKLNAANVKRLLHPGAETHVILNIYISTIRSLRILDPVGVLLHAVALPIREHLRKRPDTIKCIVEALVQGEELQDENEGGLIGEGDSEAEDFNDPKWEPEPADAAPEFRSGKTSDIVSTLVSIFGTKEVIVKELQNYLAGRLLQVKDYDVVHEVRTIELLKLRFGESALAGCDVMVKDVADSKRIDGHVQEEKKSVVHPLVLSKVFWPNMPRSSLKLPSKLQKIHAEYESSFHIFKPDKHLRFVPHLGTLSLTVTLSDRTVTVDATPLQASIMELFEKQDVWAVDQLVNKLGVGKGEVGKALGWWAERGVVKDEGAKGWRLLEFAEEEFEGE